The Candidatus Bathyarchaeota archaeon sequence GACCTGAGGTTAACCTCTAATCCAACGAAGTCAAACATAACCATATTAACGCTTAATACGCCTACGTTTGGCTGGCTTACGTCTATGCCATGCGAGAAAGCCGACGGATAAGGCGGCTACAGCAACGATGACTATAAGGGCAACGTTCCATAAGCTTGAGGTTTTTGGGGACTCTTTAGATTTAAATTCCAACAGTTCGCCGACATCAGCTATTAGAACATCCTTCTCAGTGAAACCTTCATGTACCCTTCGAACGACGCCACCACCATCTATCAACAGTATGGTCGGCGCTATCTCTATTCCATAATCATCACTGATACCAGCAGTGTCACGTGCAACAATCCAGTCGACACCAACACTGCCAGCCAGCTGTTTCAGGACTTGAACGGTATCTACTGAAGGGTCAAAACTTATGGAGACTATTACGAGTATATCCTTAGGATAGGCAGCCCTAACACTTTTCAACTCCAAAAGTTGCGGTTTGCATGGACTACAACTGCTGATGAAGAATTCGAGGAGCACAATCTTCCCTCTGAAGTCTGATAGCCTGAAATTTTTACCTTCAATATCTACAAGTTGAAAGTCACTTGCCTCAATATTCAGCTTAGGCCTTGCAAAGGCCACATCGAAGACGTTCACACCGATCAATATTGCCAGAAGAAGGCTGGTGGCAAATATCTTAGGCCCAAATATTCTTCCGAGCCTATTTGAGAGATCATGCTCATGCATAGACGATGCCTTACCAAAATTCAATCTACATTCAATAAAAAGATTGCTTGACGAAAATAATTGTCAAAACATAAATTGTTATCCGTGCCTATTCAGCCTTTATTGATCAGGTCGAATTGGGGTGTGAAAGGTGACCCTCCCACTACGGTTCGTAGGTAAGACTGTCATAATAACAAACGCGGCTGGGAGTGTAGGTTTAGCCGCAGCAAAACTCTTCCATGAAGAGGGTGCAAACGTGGTCGCCAATGATGATAGAGTATCAAAACTACTCCTACTGGGGCGGAGTCTAAATTCAAGGTTCAAGGTAACATCCTACGACCTCACAAAGTCTGAAGCCGGCATCCAACTTGCCAAAGAAGCCTTAGATG is a genomic window containing:
- a CDS encoding TlpA family protein disulfide reductase, with protein sequence MHEHDLSNRLGRIFGPKIFATSLLLAILIGVNVFDVAFARPKLNIEASDFQLVDIEGKNFRLSDFRGKIVLLEFFISSCSPCKPQLLELKSVRAAYPKDILVIVSISFDPSVDTVQVLKQLAGSVGVDWIVARDTAGISDDYGIEIAPTILLIDGGGVVRRVHEGFTEKDVLIADVGELLEFKSKESPKTSSLWNVALIVIVAVAALSVGFLAWHRRKPAKRRRIKR